The proteins below are encoded in one region of Candidatus Poribacteria bacterium:
- a CDS encoding mandelate racemase/muconate lactonizing enzyme family protein, whose protein sequence is MKIVDVKTYLVDVPPPHWGGRRWIFVKLITDDGIEGVGECTYHTQLNHVVVELIKDWGERFLIGTDPFRIEKIWSTLYEGPCVRHSGPLTTPAMSAIEMACWDIVGKALNQPIYNLLGGMFHEKLRAYSYLLQWRRGDSPEKTGELALSYVEKGFTAVKFDPVDAGTADRLETLDYAESVIRGIRDAVGDRCDILIGTHGQFNTNSAIRFAKRVEQYDPLWFEEPIPPENIKEMVRVAQSTSIPIATGERLLTKYEFADLLEQQAASILQMDLTITGGILEAKKIASMGEAHYAQIAPHLYGGPIGGAANIQLDVCSPNFLIQEGIHTWDGFHAEILKEPLQWEDGYIIPSTKPGLGVELNDEVLEKHSVVA, encoded by the coding sequence ATGAAGATTGTTGATGTGAAAACGTATCTCGTTGATGTGCCGCCGCCACACTGGGGTGGAAGACGTTGGATTTTCGTCAAGCTGATAACCGATGATGGCATCGAAGGCGTAGGCGAATGTACCTATCATACACAACTGAATCATGTCGTCGTTGAACTCATCAAAGATTGGGGCGAGCGTTTCTTGATTGGAACGGACCCGTTTCGGATTGAAAAAATCTGGTCAACCCTCTATGAAGGTCCCTGTGTACGGCACTCGGGTCCACTGACGACACCAGCAATGAGTGCGATCGAGATGGCGTGCTGGGACATCGTTGGCAAAGCGTTGAATCAGCCGATTTACAACCTATTAGGTGGTATGTTCCATGAGAAACTGCGCGCTTATTCCTACCTGTTGCAATGGCGGCGCGGCGATTCTCCAGAAAAAACAGGCGAACTCGCGCTCTCTTACGTCGAAAAAGGTTTTACCGCTGTCAAGTTTGACCCGGTCGATGCAGGTACTGCCGATAGGTTAGAAACCCTTGATTATGCTGAGAGTGTCATCCGTGGCATTCGCGATGCCGTTGGTGATAGGTGTGATATTCTAATCGGGACACATGGGCAATTCAACACCAATAGCGCAATCCGTTTTGCGAAACGCGTGGAACAGTACGATCCGCTCTGGTTCGAGGAACCGATACCACCGGAGAATATCAAGGAGATGGTACGCGTTGCCCAGTCAACGAGCATTCCAATCGCCACCGGAGAACGATTATTGACAAAATATGAGTTCGCGGATCTGCTGGAGCAACAGGCAGCATCTATTTTGCAGATGGATTTGACGATTACAGGTGGTATCCTTGAAGCGAAGAAGATTGCCTCTATGGGTGAAGCACACTATGCCCAGATCGCACCGCATCTATACGGCGGTCCGATTGGCGGCGCGGCAAATATCCAATTGGATGTCTGCAGTCCGAATTTCCTGATTCAGGAAGGCATCCATACATGGGATGGTTTCCACGCTGAAATACTTAAGGAACCGTTGCAGTGGGAAGATGGATACATCATTCCCTCAACGAAGCCCGGACTTGGTGTTGAACTGAACGACGAGGTTTTGGAGAAGCACTCTGTTGTTGCTTAA
- a CDS encoding DUF5916 domain-containing protein gives MDNLCRWLSILFLFSIGVGVHAETEELQAEAYRTYESIEIDGELTESDWQKATPIRQFIQFEPDAGEPLTESTEVRILYDDRHIYFGFVCSEPDRSKIIANKMRRDAMMWDQDNVFVLLDTYNDRRSGFFFRVNPLGAREDVALMDSGDSRNENWNAVWDSRAKINGDNWTTEIAIPFSQLRFKSEEALTWGLNLGRTIQKNQEEGTWSPVPAAYTFLARYRTTHLGTLTGLSGISQRRNIELLPYLLPGVARTDEEGTFGVFDFGGDMKVSVTSNLTADLTVNTDFAQVEADQEQANLTRFSLFFPEKRQFFLEGAGLFDFGIPRTSFNAPPPLLLFYSRRIGIEEGHAIPILTGGKITGKVGGFGVGLLNVFTDKYAADATENLDAVDVDRTNYSVLRIKRDLFTGSSLGVIGINKQGPDAHNRATGVDFIYRPTDRMNFRGLWARTFEPNDLVNEQTPPTGNTNALYFGGNWQSEVARVNASYTDIGDDFNPEAGYVYRTGSRWFRSEVRATPYLHWYGFRRMWAGPEIDIILNSDNELETRTFIWSTWLELETNGWGGLRIHRNFENLTEDFEIREGIVIPRGKYSYNNYNLMLNAEGKVFNGRFGFNVGDFYNGTRRGFDLRLDLRFGGRFSLEPRYEFNRVTLPQQEESDEQASFDTNVFGGRVVYSFSTDLFTKLYVQWNSDRNLVTTNFLVNYIYRPGSDFYFVFNQTYGTDSITSGLLDTTLVGKVTYWWNP, from the coding sequence ATGGATAATCTATGTAGATGGCTATCGATACTATTCCTCTTTTCTATTGGTGTTGGCGTGCATGCCGAAACTGAGGAACTCCAAGCAGAAGCATACCGTACTTATGAGAGCATCGAAATCGACGGTGAACTCACAGAGTCCGATTGGCAGAAAGCAACACCCATCCGTCAATTTATTCAATTTGAACCCGATGCTGGCGAACCGCTGACGGAATCAACAGAAGTTCGCATCCTTTACGATGACAGACATATCTATTTCGGTTTCGTCTGCAGCGAACCTGACCGTTCCAAGATTATTGCGAATAAGATGCGACGCGACGCGATGATGTGGGACCAAGACAACGTCTTTGTCCTACTGGATACCTATAACGATAGGCGCAGCGGCTTCTTCTTCAGAGTCAATCCGCTGGGAGCGCGGGAAGATGTCGCGCTCATGGACAGCGGCGACAGTCGAAACGAGAACTGGAACGCGGTTTGGGACTCTCGAGCGAAAATTAACGGCGATAATTGGACAACAGAGATAGCGATCCCCTTCAGTCAATTGAGGTTTAAGAGTGAAGAAGCACTAACATGGGGCTTGAATCTTGGACGCACTATCCAGAAGAATCAGGAAGAAGGCACATGGTCACCAGTGCCAGCAGCCTATACCTTCCTGGCACGCTATCGGACAACGCACTTAGGAACGCTGACCGGTTTATCAGGTATCTCACAACGCCGGAATATTGAGCTCCTACCGTATCTCCTCCCCGGTGTCGCCCGGACAGATGAGGAAGGAACCTTTGGTGTGTTCGACTTTGGAGGAGACATGAAGGTGAGTGTCACCTCAAACCTGACAGCTGATTTAACCGTCAACACAGACTTCGCACAGGTTGAAGCGGACCAAGAACAAGCGAACTTAACGCGGTTCAGTCTTTTTTTCCCAGAAAAACGCCAATTCTTCTTAGAGGGCGCAGGCTTATTCGACTTTGGCATCCCACGGACAAGTTTCAATGCACCGCCACCGCTCCTACTTTTCTACAGTCGTCGCATCGGTATTGAAGAAGGACACGCAATCCCGATTTTGACAGGCGGAAAGATTACCGGTAAAGTCGGAGGCTTCGGTGTTGGGCTTCTGAACGTTTTCACGGATAAGTATGCAGCCGACGCTACAGAAAATTTAGACGCAGTTGATGTTGACAGAACAAACTACTCGGTTTTGCGTATCAAGCGCGATCTTTTTACAGGTTCGAGCCTCGGTGTGATTGGGATTAATAAGCAAGGTCCTGATGCACACAATCGAGCAACTGGCGTTGATTTTATCTATCGTCCCACCGACAGGATGAATTTTCGAGGACTCTGGGCACGTACCTTTGAACCAAACGACCTCGTCAACGAGCAAACCCCTCCCACCGGAAACACAAACGCGTTGTACTTCGGCGGAAATTGGCAGAGCGAAGTCGCACGAGTGAACGCCTCCTATACAGACATTGGCGACGATTTCAATCCGGAAGCTGGCTATGTGTACCGCACAGGAAGCCGATGGTTTCGGAGCGAAGTCCGCGCCACCCCTTACCTCCATTGGTATGGATTTCGTCGGATGTGGGCTGGACCGGAGATCGACATCATTCTCAATTCGGACAATGAATTAGAAACGCGAACTTTTATTTGGAGCACGTGGCTCGAATTGGAAACCAACGGTTGGGGTGGACTCCGCATCCACCGAAACTTTGAGAACCTTACCGAGGACTTTGAGATTCGAGAAGGAATTGTCATTCCAAGAGGCAAGTACAGTTATAATAACTACAACCTCATGCTCAACGCTGAAGGCAAGGTCTTCAACGGACGTTTTGGGTTCAATGTCGGGGATTTCTACAACGGCACCCGACGAGGATTTGACCTCCGTCTCGACCTTCGGTTCGGTGGACGCTTTAGTTTGGAACCGAGATACGAGTTTAACCGTGTCACACTACCGCAACAAGAAGAATCTGACGAACAGGCCTCTTTTGATACAAACGTCTTCGGTGGACGTGTCGTCTATTCCTTCTCCACTGACCTCTTTACCAAGCTTTATGTACAATGGAACAGTGACCGGAATCTGGTTACCACGAATTTCTTAGTCAATTACATCTACCGCCCCGGTAGTGATTTTTATTTCGTTTTCAACCAGACGTATGGGACAGACAGTATAACATCAGGATTGCTCGATACCACCTTGGTTGGCAAAGTGACCTATTGGTGGAACCCATAG
- a CDS encoding RNA-guided endonuclease TnpB family protein, whose product MYPTKTQEQTLLLWFEHLCELQNSARHDRLVAYETEGIFVSLSEQQTLLTGAREKYDDFRSVPQDFQNHTLRRTDKAFAAFRKRCKNGDAKKGYPRHKKRVRSLTWSLRKYTQVVRKKTKDTDKQTIRIRENPIIETNFRHNRLKVPKLGEVKIRMHRPLQGDPKEVTIVKKASGWYAHISCEIPDPPKVEPTDAIAVDVGTAHYLTTSEGEKEDNRRWYRQAEGLLRKHSKDLSRKKKGSNRTKKQQHKLALHHERTTNKRKDFIGKLVYKLYHHQKNNVLVTENLKISNMIQNKHLSKSISDASWATFFQWAGNIAERDGFHFHQVDPKNTSQTCSCCGKKSRKKLSLAIRTFDCSFCGMSLDRDHNAAINILLRAACAHRGER is encoded by the coding sequence ATGTATCCTACGAAAACACAGGAACAAACATTGTTACTGTGGTTTGAGCACTTGTGCGAACTCCAGAACTCTGCGCGCCACGATAGGCTTGTTGCGTATGAGACTGAAGGTATTTTTGTTTCCCTCTCTGAGCAGCAAACCCTTCTCACAGGTGCCCGTGAGAAATATGATGATTTCCGCTCCGTGCCACAAGATTTCCAGAACCACACGTTGCGAAGAACCGACAAAGCCTTTGCTGCATTCCGCAAACGTTGTAAGAACGGAGATGCCAAAAAAGGGTATCCTCGCCATAAAAAGCGTGTGCGTTCTCTAACATGGAGTCTTCGCAAATATACCCAAGTTGTTCGTAAAAAGACGAAAGACACTGACAAGCAGACAATACGCATTCGTGAGAACCCGATAATAGAGACCAATTTTAGGCACAATCGCTTAAAAGTGCCGAAGTTAGGCGAAGTCAAGATACGCATGCACCGTCCCCTACAAGGTGACCCGAAAGAGGTAACAATCGTCAAGAAAGCAAGTGGCTGGTATGCCCACATCTCTTGTGAGATACCCGACCCTCCGAAAGTTGAACCGACAGACGCAATCGCCGTTGACGTTGGCACTGCGCATTACTTGACGACTTCCGAAGGCGAAAAAGAAGATAACCGCCGCTGGTATCGCCAAGCAGAAGGACTGCTCCGAAAACACTCTAAAGACCTTTCCCGAAAGAAAAAAGGAAGCAACCGCACGAAAAAACAGCAACATAAACTCGCATTGCACCATGAACGAACGACAAACAAACGTAAAGACTTTATCGGCAAACTCGTCTACAAACTCTACCACCATCAGAAAAATAATGTGTTGGTAACAGAGAATCTAAAGATCTCCAATATGATTCAGAACAAACACCTCAGCAAGAGCATTTCCGATGCGTCTTGGGCAACCTTCTTTCAGTGGGCTGGAAACATAGCCGAAAGAGACGGTTTCCATTTCCACCAAGTTGATCCTAAGAATACCTCGCAAACTTGCTCCTGTTGTGGTAAGAAGTCGCGAAAAAAACTTTCACTGGCGATACGAACATTTGATTGTAGTTTTTGTGGCATGTCTTTAGACCGAGACCACAACGCTGCGATAAACATACTCTTACGGGCGGCTTGCGCCCATCGTGGAGAGCGTTGA
- the katG gene encoding catalase/peroxidase HPI, protein MSNESKCPVMHHAQAQGTIANQQWWPNQLNLKMLHQNPPSANPIGEDFNYAEAFNTIDLAELQRDIEKVMTTSQEWWPADYGHYGPLFIRMAWHSAGTYRIHDGRGGGASGTLRFAPLNSWPDNASLDKAVRLLWPVKQKYGRSLSWADLIIFTGNCAIESMGLKTLGFAGGREDVWEPEEDIYWGSETTWLGDERYTGERDLEKPLGAVQMGLIYVNPQGPNANPDPVAAAVDIRETFRRMAMNDEETVALIAGGHTFGKTHGAADADEYVGPEPEGASLEEQGLGWKNTFGSGKGGDTITSGLEGAWTATPIKWDNGFFYNLFNYEWELIKGPGGAWQWTPKDESAQDTVPDAHDPSKKHAPMMLTTDLSLKADPAYEKISRRFYENPDEFADAFAKAWYKLTHRDMGPRTRCLGPWVPAEPQLWQDPVPDVDHELIGEQDIAALKGKCLESGLSISQLVSTAWASAATFRGTDKRGGANGARIRLAPQKDWEVNNPPELENVLQTLQGIQAEFNGSQSDGKQVSLADLIVLAGCAGVESAAENAGIDVEVPFAPGRTDALQEQTDVESFAVLEPTADGFRNYLANGQERTAEELLVDRAHMLTLTAPEMTVLVGGLRVLNANVGQSDLGVFTNRPETLTTDFFVNLLNMNIEWLASSTTEGVFEGRHRLTGDLKWSGTRADLVFGSNSQLRAIAEVYACDDAQEAFVRDFVAAWNKVMNLDRFDLA, encoded by the coding sequence ATGAGCAACGAAAGCAAATGCCCAGTGATGCACCACGCTCAGGCACAGGGCACTATAGCAAATCAACAATGGTGGCCGAATCAGTTGAACCTGAAGATGCTCCACCAGAACCCACCCTCAGCCAATCCTATAGGAGAGGATTTCAACTACGCTGAAGCGTTCAATACAATCGACTTGGCGGAATTGCAGCGTGACATCGAAAAAGTGATGACGACATCGCAGGAGTGGTGGCCCGCCGATTACGGACACTATGGTCCCCTCTTCATTCGGATGGCGTGGCACAGTGCAGGCACGTACCGCATCCACGATGGGCGCGGCGGCGGTGCCTCCGGCACGCTGCGCTTTGCACCCCTCAATAGTTGGCCCGACAATGCCAGCCTTGATAAGGCGGTCCGGTTGCTCTGGCCCGTCAAGCAGAAGTACGGACGAAGCCTTTCATGGGCAGACCTGATAATTTTCACTGGAAATTGTGCCATTGAGTCAATGGGTCTCAAGACCCTCGGATTCGCTGGCGGACGAGAGGATGTCTGGGAGCCTGAAGAAGACATCTATTGGGGATCCGAGACCACGTGGCTCGGAGATGAACGCTACACCGGTGAGAGGGATCTGGAGAAACCTCTTGGTGCCGTTCAGATGGGTTTAATCTATGTGAATCCCCAGGGCCCCAACGCGAACCCGGATCCGGTTGCTGCAGCAGTAGACATTAGAGAGACGTTCCGTCGCATGGCAATGAACGACGAGGAGACAGTCGCGCTCATCGCTGGTGGACACACGTTCGGCAAGACCCACGGTGCTGCGGATGCGGACGAGTACGTCGGCCCCGAACCCGAAGGTGCTTCCCTTGAGGAACAAGGACTCGGTTGGAAGAACACCTTTGGCAGCGGCAAGGGCGGCGACACGATTACCAGTGGATTGGAGGGTGCCTGGACCGCTACGCCGATCAAGTGGGACAATGGTTTCTTCTACAACCTGTTCAATTACGAATGGGAACTGATAAAAGGTCCCGGCGGTGCATGGCAGTGGACTCCTAAAGACGAATCCGCACAGGACACCGTGCCGGATGCTCACGATCCGTCGAAGAAGCACGCGCCGATGATGCTCACGACTGACCTATCTCTGAAGGCGGATCCAGCCTACGAGAAGATTTCCAGACGTTTCTACGAGAACCCGGACGAGTTCGCAGATGCTTTTGCGAAGGCGTGGTATAAGTTAACCCATCGCGATATGGGACCTCGCACACGATGCCTCGGTCCTTGGGTTCCTGCGGAACCGCAGTTGTGGCAAGACCCTGTCCCTGATGTTGATCATGAATTGATTGGGGAGCAAGACATTGCTGCTCTCAAGGGCAAATGCCTTGAATCGGGACTGTCCATTTCCCAACTGGTCTCGACTGCTTGGGCATCTGCGGCAACATTCCGCGGTACCGATAAGCGCGGTGGTGCTAACGGCGCACGCATTCGCCTCGCACCGCAGAAGGATTGGGAAGTCAACAATCCGCCTGAATTGGAGAACGTACTTCAGACCCTGCAGGGGATTCAAGCGGAATTTAACGGATCGCAGTCCGACGGGAAACAGGTCTCGCTTGCTGACTTGATCGTTCTCGCTGGATGTGCAGGGGTTGAGTCAGCTGCGGAGAACGCCGGTATTGATGTAGAAGTTCCCTTCGCTCCGGGACGCACGGACGCGTTGCAGGAGCAAACGGATGTCGAATCGTTTGCTGTGCTTGAACCGACCGCCGATGGATTTCGCAACTATCTCGCAAACGGACAGGAGAGAACAGCCGAAGAGCTGCTGGTGGATCGGGCGCACATGTTGACGCTAACCGCTCCTGAGATGACGGTTCTCGTCGGTGGCTTGCGCGTCCTGAATGCAAACGTCGGTCAGTCCGACCTCGGCGTTTTCACGAACCGCCCTGAGACGTTGACGACTGATTTCTTCGTGAATTTACTTAACATGAACATCGAATGGCTGGCATCTTCTACAACCGAGGGTGTGTTCGAGGGTCGACATCGTTTGACAGGTGATCTCAAGTGGAGCGGCACCCGTGCCGATCTCGTATTCGGTTCAAACTCTCAGCTCAGAGCGATTGCGGAAGTCTACGCATGCGATGACGCACAGGAAGCATTTGTGCGTGATTTCGTGGCTGCGTGGAACAAGGTCATGAATCTCGATCGCTTCGACCTTGCCTAA
- a CDS encoding MFS transporter → MKNDKKTIFGWCMYDCANSAYITTVIAAILPNYFAKAIVGEAGVDILGMNVSATALWGYMLGTAAFCVFLFAPVLGAIADFSAAKKRFLMGFAYMGSIFATMLYFCESGDVGLTILLFLGSQICFVGGNVFYDAFLPQIASEDKLDSVSARGYAFGYIGGSLQFALVLALVAMQKTPADQAMAARIGMAMTGIWWAGWTLLTLKYLKEEKTSYQLPEAHRNKPKPIAYLILGISRTLSTAKRVGRFKHLTLFLIAYMIYNDGIHTVTSMATIYGTEELNLSATALMVTLLLVQVVAIAGALIFSRLANRIGAKRSVMFALVLWSGVVTYGYFIHTATEFFVLGIVVGVVLGGTQALSRSFYGAMIPEQASAEFYGFYSVFSKFSSIWGPVTFGVIEQITGSARLAIISLMIFFIVGLVLLGFVDETKAKADRDKFSF, encoded by the coding sequence ATGAAAAACGATAAGAAAACGATTTTCGGTTGGTGCATGTATGACTGCGCGAATTCCGCCTATATCACCACTGTAATCGCCGCTATATTGCCGAATTATTTTGCGAAAGCCATTGTAGGCGAAGCAGGTGTGGACATTCTCGGCATGAATGTGAGTGCGACGGCGTTGTGGGGCTATATGTTGGGAACCGCGGCGTTCTGTGTGTTCCTCTTTGCACCCGTGCTTGGGGCGATTGCCGATTTCTCTGCCGCAAAAAAACGGTTTCTTATGGGGTTCGCGTATATGGGCAGTATCTTCGCAACAATGCTCTATTTTTGTGAGTCCGGTGATGTCGGATTGACGATTCTGCTATTTCTCGGTTCTCAAATTTGCTTTGTCGGCGGTAATGTTTTCTACGATGCGTTCTTACCACAGATCGCCTCCGAAGACAAACTGGATTCCGTTTCTGCCAGGGGATATGCGTTTGGGTACATCGGTGGTTCGCTCCAATTTGCGCTTGTGCTTGCCCTCGTCGCTATGCAAAAGACTCCAGCGGATCAAGCAATGGCGGCACGCATCGGGATGGCGATGACGGGTATCTGGTGGGCAGGTTGGACGCTGTTAACGCTGAAATACCTAAAAGAGGAAAAAACGTCGTATCAGCTTCCAGAGGCACACCGCAACAAACCCAAACCTATCGCCTATCTCATCCTCGGCATCAGTCGGACGCTTTCGACCGCGAAACGGGTCGGACGCTTTAAACACCTTACCCTCTTCCTCATCGCCTATATGATATATAACGACGGGATCCACACCGTTACCAGCATGGCGACAATTTACGGCACAGAAGAATTAAATCTTTCGGCAACGGCACTCATGGTCACCCTCCTGTTGGTGCAAGTGGTTGCGATAGCGGGTGCGTTGATCTTCAGTCGGCTCGCAAATCGCATTGGTGCGAAACGCTCCGTGATGTTTGCCTTGGTTCTGTGGAGTGGGGTTGTTACGTATGGATACTTTATTCATACCGCAACGGAATTTTTTGTTCTGGGAATAGTTGTTGGTGTGGTCCTCGGTGGGACACAGGCGTTGAGCCGTTCCTTTTATGGCGCGATGATTCCAGAGCAGGCAAGTGCGGAGTTTTACGGATTCTATTCTGTCTTCAGCAAGTTTTCCTCAATTTGGGGACCCGTAACGTTCGGTGTTATCGAACAGATCACCGGCAGTGCCCGTCTTGCCATCATTTCATTGATGATTTTCTTTATTGTCGGATTGGTGCTGCTGGGTTTTGTGGATGAGACAAAGGCAAAGGCGGACAGGGATAAGTTTTCATTCTAA
- a CDS encoding energy transducer TonB: MMTMTDVQRQNREAAQQRKRKAIRIAWGFAIGLHVVGIIIGAIYFIQKTVLDTNKDKVESVVLEATKPEPKRRTPPRTTRQPRKPKFSKLQAPKGQPVTTDAKIPMGNARFTLPTSDVSTRPVMAPNVTGIGKNLFKATRQQTNIVTTMPKFEVPKFESTSLVTRMDMGTSLAQTEFNDPGNLELASVNLGDAKQSFNEFLKAVRDRIKQVQRFPPRVRNLDDGSTTTVRFTLFKDGTIKNPVVTDPSGSKALDNAALAAVRNAVPYPPFPEEQEGNSLRLELPIIFELAN; this comes from the coding sequence ATGATGACAATGACCGATGTTCAGAGGCAGAACCGAGAAGCCGCCCAACAACGCAAAAGGAAAGCGATCCGAATCGCATGGGGTTTCGCAATCGGACTGCATGTAGTTGGAATTATTATTGGTGCTATCTACTTTATTCAAAAAACAGTGTTAGATACAAACAAAGACAAAGTAGAGAGTGTCGTTTTAGAAGCCACGAAACCAGAGCCGAAACGCCGTACACCGCCTCGTACAACACGACAACCCAGAAAACCGAAGTTTTCTAAGCTCCAGGCTCCCAAAGGACAACCCGTCACAACGGATGCTAAAATCCCGATGGGGAACGCACGTTTCACGCTGCCGACGAGTGATGTCTCCACACGTCCAGTGATGGCACCCAACGTAACTGGAATCGGTAAAAATCTGTTTAAGGCAACTCGACAACAGACAAACATCGTTACAACAATGCCAAAGTTTGAGGTGCCGAAGTTTGAGTCCACAAGTTTGGTCACGAGAATGGATATGGGAACAAGCCTCGCACAAACGGAATTCAACGACCCGGGCAATCTTGAACTCGCCTCTGTCAACTTAGGGGATGCGAAACAGTCGTTCAACGAATTCTTAAAAGCGGTGCGGGACCGAATAAAACAGGTCCAACGTTTCCCACCACGCGTCCGCAATTTAGACGATGGTAGCACCACAACGGTTCGGTTCACGCTTTTCAAAGATGGAACTATCAAGAACCCAGTTGTTACGGATCCCTCCGGCTCAAAGGCATTGGACAACGCCGCGCTCGCCGCTGTCCGAAATGCCGTGCCTTATCCACCCTTCCCCGAAGAACAAGAGGGAAACAGCCTGCGACTGGAACTCCCAATTATTTTCGAGTTAGCGAATTAA